The Eleginops maclovinus isolate JMC-PN-2008 ecotype Puerto Natales chromosome 3, JC_Emac_rtc_rv5, whole genome shotgun sequence genome includes a region encoding these proteins:
- the LOC134862100 gene encoding lysophosphatidylcholine acyltransferase 1 yields MRLPSKRRCAIEEDGKKMDQAPPFRNPFVHVLKFSPLEKAKIALMTVTLFPIRLLIAAFMMLLAWPFAFLASVGRSETTVEPQCLWRRVVDIILKIIMRVMWFAGGFHWMTVKGRRALPAEAPILTLAPHSSYFDAIPVTMTMASIVMKAESKDIPLWGTLIKFIRPVFVSRSDQDSRKKTVEEIKRRAHSGGEWPQIMIFPEGTCTNRSCLITFKPGAFIPAVPVQPVVIRYPNKLDSITWTWQGPGAFEILWLTLCQLHNEFVVEFLPIYTPSEEEKKNPALYAINVRRVMAKALGVPITDYSFEDCQLAMAEGQLRLPVDTCLLEFSKLARRLGLKPRNTEKVLQDYGNRARKLEGQKLDLDDFAQFLDVPVSEMLRDMFALFDEHEDNCMDIREYVIALSVICRPAKTLETMKLAFKMFEAEEDGAITEMELAVILKTALGVTHLSVSRLFTAIDPEDTGKLTFDKFRCFVEQHPDFSEEYLYAENAGLSSGSCHTHHTEPSLSSRKLRGTASNKTANGICPDFSPKDHDGTRDGLFKKHN; encoded by the exons ATGAGGTTACCGAGTAAGAGACGATGTGCGATTGAAGAAGATGGAAAGAAGATGGACCAAGCTCCTCCGTTCAGAAACCCTTTTGTGCACGTCTTGAAATTCTCCCCTCTGGAAAAGGCAAAG ATTGCATTAATGACAGTCACACTGTTCCCCATCCGTCTGCTCATAGCTGCATTCATGATGCTGCTGGCTTGGCCTTTCGCCTTCCTGGCCTCAGTAGGGCGCTCGGAGACCACCGTCGAACCCCAGTGCCTCTGGAGGAG AGTGGTGGACATAATTCTGAAGATCATCATGCGGGTCATGTGGTTTGCGGGGGGTTTTCATTGGATGACGGTGAAAGGGCGAAGGGCGTTACCCGCAGAAGCACCCATCCTAACCCTGGCCCCCCACTCGTCCTACTTTGATGCCATCCCAGTCACAATGACAATGGCCTCCATCGTAATGAAGGCCGAGAGCAAGGACATACCTCTCTGGGGCA CTTTGATAAAGTTCATCAGACCGGTGTTTGTCTCACGGTCGGACCAGGACTCCAGAAAGAAGACTGTGGAGGAGATCAAACGCAGAGCCCACTCTGGAGGGGAATGGCCTCAG ATAATGATATTTCCAGAGGGAACATGCACAAATAGATCCTGCCTAATCACCTTCAAGCCAG GGGCCTTCATCCCAGCTGTACCTGTGCAGCCCGTAGTGATTCGTTACCCCAATAAACTG GATTCGATCACATGGACGTGGCAAGGGCCTGGAGC GTTTGAAATCTTGTGGCTGACACTCTGCCAGTTGCACAACGAGTTTGTGGTTGAG ttCCTTCCCATTTACACACcgtcagaggaggagaaaaagaaccCTGCTCTCTATGCTATCAACGTGAGACGTGTCATGGCTAA AGCCCTGGGGGTTCCCATCACAGACTACTCATTTGAAGACTGCCAGCTGGCCATGGCAGAAGGCCAGCTGAGATTGCCAGTGGACACCTGTCTGCTGGAATTTTCCAAGCTCGCCAGGAGACTGGG GCTAAAACCCCGGAACACTGAGAAGGTTCTGCAGGATTATGGGAACAGAGCCAGGAAGCTGGAAGGTCAGAAGTTGGACTTGGACGACTTTGCTCAGTTCCTCGACGTGCCAGTTTCAGAGATGCTCCGAGACATGTTCGCTCTTTTTGATGAG CATGAAGATAACTGCATGGATATCAGAGAATATGTGATAGCCTTATCTGTCATATGCAGACCCGCCAAAACTCTGGAAACGATGAAACTGGCCTTCAAG ATGTTTGAGGCAGAGGAGGACGGTGCCATCACAGAGATGGAGTTGGCAGTCATCCTGAAAACGGCTTTAGGAGTGACGCACCTCAGTGTGTCGCGTCTCTTCACTGCCATCGATCCTGAAGACACAGGGAAGTTAACATTTG ATAAGTTCAGATGCTTTGTGGAGCAGCACCCGGACTTTTCAGAGGAGTACCTGTATGCAGAAAACGCAGGCCTCAGCAGCGGCTCCTGCCACACTCACCACACAGAGCCCAGCCTGTCCTCCCGGAAGCTGCGAGGCACTGCCAGCAACAAAACAGCTAACGGTATCTGCCCTGACTTCAGCCCCAAAGACCACGATGGCACAAGAGATGGACTATTCAAGAAACATAACTAA